The DNA region CCCAGTGTGTATTCCCCCCTGGTCAACCTGGAAGCGGCCAAAGAACGGCGTAACGTGGTTTTAGACCGGATGGTAGAAGCCGGATATATTACCGAATCTGAGGCAGACCAGGCGAAAGCAACTCCTTTGACCCTGAAACCGGGCATTCCCAAAAAGTTCTATAGCGATTCGCCCTACTTTACGACTTACGTACAACAGCAACTGCCGAAATATGTCCCGAAGGAAACCCTGGAAGAAGGGGGGCTGACAGTAGAAACGACACTGAATCCCAAATGGCAGAAAGCCGCAGACCAGGCAGTCCAGAATGCGATTAAAAATATTGGCCCTTATGAAGGATTTGGGCAGGCGGCTCTGGTAGCCATTGACCCGAAGACTGGTGAAATTCGGGCGATGGTAGGCGGCAATGATTCCAAGAAGAGTGGGCAGTTTAACCGGGCAACCCAGGCGCAACGGCAACCGGGTTCTTCGTTTAAAACGATCGTTTACGCTACCGCGATCGCGGCTGGCTTTTCTCCCAATGACGGCTATCTGGATGCGACTTATATGGTGGACGGGTACAAACCCAAGAATGCCAGTCGCAAGCACTATGGCTGGATGTCCATGCGCGATGCGATCGCCCAGTCCGTCAACGTGATTGCTGTCAAAGTGCTAGTGGATGTTGGGTTTGAGCCAACACTCCGGATCGCCAAAGCGATGGGGATTAAGTCCAAACTGCTGCCGGCTTACTCCCTGGCTCTCGGTACGTCTGAAGTGAATTTGCTGGAAATGGTTAATGTCTATGCAACGCTGGCGAATCAGGGCAAATTCATTGAGGCGCATGGCATTACCCGGATTCTGGATCGCCAGGGGAAAGTAATCTATGAGGCAAAACCGAAACCCAAGCAGGCGATCGACAAAGGAACGGCTGCGATCGTCACCTGGATGTTGCGAGGGGTGATCAGTGGCGGTACCGGAGCAGCGGCAGCATTGGATCGTCCTGCAGCAGGGAAAACGGGCACTTCTGAAAAGGCTCGTGACCTCTGGTTTGTGGGCTTTATTCCTCAACTTGCGGCAGGGGTCTGGTTGGGCAACGACGATAATGCGCCGACGGGCAGTGCCAGTGCCACGGCAGCAGAGGTCTGGCATGATTTTATGAAACAGGCCACTAATAAGATGCCAGTCGAAAAATTCCCTGAGTTGCCGAAGCTAGAAGGTCGCAAGGGCATGATTAAGGCCAAGCCTGTGC from Leptodesmis sichuanensis A121 includes:
- a CDS encoding transglycosylase domain-containing protein translates to MDNFVAKLKSLSEQARGLKPTQTPSDAGGISPLDLAEEKNGKPATPPDPKSPSSRHLARLQQLSTRLKLPELADRVAPVLTPQGRPLYRYKRFWLALLGVTAGGGLLWGYWTLDRSLPSTSDIARFTRKGTLTIKAQDGTVLQQQGPATREKLTIQQIPPLVQHAFIAAEDRRFYQHGGIDFQSIGRAIASNLIARDVVEGASTITQQLARLVYLNQDRSFDRKLREAMMAQKINRELPKEQILQNYLNLVYLGSGAYGVADAAWVYFSKSVSQLTLSEAATIAGLPPAPSVYSPLVNLEAAKERRNVVLDRMVEAGYITESEADQAKATPLTLKPGIPKKFYSDSPYFTTYVQQQLPKYVPKETLEEGGLTVETTLNPKWQKAADQAVQNAIKNIGPYEGFGQAALVAIDPKTGEIRAMVGGNDSKKSGQFNRATQAQRQPGSSFKTIVYATAIAAGFSPNDGYLDATYMVDGYKPKNASRKHYGWMSMRDAIAQSVNVIAVKVLVDVGFEPTLRIAKAMGIKSKLLPAYSLALGTSEVNLLEMVNVYATLANQGKFIEAHGITRILDRQGKVIYEAKPKPKQAIDKGTAAIVTWMLRGVISGGTGAAAALDRPAAGKTGTSEKARDLWFVGFIPQLAAGVWLGNDDNAPTGSASATAAEVWHDFMKQATNKMPVEKFPELPKLEGRKGMIKAKPVQPRSTRSGFYDPESGDGSSSESSGSSYGSSGSSYGSSGSSYGSGSSSYGSGSGSSGYSSSYEAPAPRYEAPAPADPPPPPAAPANEAPAPAAPEPPAPPAPAEPPPPPAAPSN